One segment of Corynebacterium caspium DSM 44850 DNA contains the following:
- the xerD gene encoding site-specific tyrosine recombinase XerD: MENSRQLAEEWLAHLAVERGLSVNTLSNYRRDVERYLAWLEATNIKDLADVKALDLERYVADLRRGTSGGKAMAGASAARALVVARGLHRFGLSEGHLAVDVAKEVAPPAQGKHLPDTLSVAEIAKLLDGIGSRDPVTSLDLRDRALLELLYGTGARISEALALTVDDYQMRNDPQVLVLRGKGNKERLVPLGGAATKAVENYLVRGRPALSRGKSHALFLNSRGTTLSRQSAWTILKKRVSAAGIAANISPHTLRHSYATHLLEGGADIRSVQELLGHSSVTTTQIYTHVTAQNLRQVWAQAHPRAQRSNIGE; encoded by the coding sequence ATGGAAAATTCGAGGCAATTAGCCGAAGAATGGTTAGCGCACTTGGCTGTTGAGAGAGGTCTTAGCGTAAATACTCTCAGCAATTATCGACGTGACGTAGAACGCTATCTAGCATGGCTAGAGGCTACAAATATTAAGGATTTAGCAGACGTAAAAGCACTAGATTTGGAAAGATATGTCGCCGATTTACGTAGAGGTACTTCTGGGGGAAAAGCGATGGCTGGAGCTTCAGCAGCACGTGCTTTAGTAGTCGCGCGCGGATTGCATCGTTTCGGATTAAGCGAAGGTCACCTTGCAGTAGACGTGGCCAAAGAAGTAGCTCCACCAGCACAAGGTAAACACCTTCCAGATACGCTGTCAGTAGCTGAAATTGCTAAATTATTGGACGGAATCGGTAGCCGAGATCCAGTCACCAGCCTTGACCTTAGGGATCGTGCTTTATTGGAATTGTTATACGGTACCGGCGCACGGATTAGTGAAGCTCTGGCATTAACTGTTGATGACTACCAAATGCGCAACGACCCACAAGTGCTCGTCCTAAGGGGAAAAGGTAATAAAGAAAGACTCGTACCTTTGGGCGGGGCTGCTACTAAAGCTGTGGAGAACTACTTAGTTAGAGGCCGTCCGGCGCTCTCCAGAGGAAAGAGCCACGCCTTATTTTTGAATTCCCGCGGGACCACGTTATCCCGGCAATCTGCATGGACTATTCTAAAAAAACGGGTTTCAGCAGCGGGTATAGCTGCCAATATTTCACCCCACACTCTAAGGCATAGCTATGCCACACATTTACTAGAAGGTGGGGCAGATATCCGTTCCGTACAAGAACTCTTAGGGCACTCCTCCGTGACAACCACCCAGATATACACCCATGTCACCGCCCAAAATTTGCGGCAGGTATGGGCTCAAGCACATCCGCGTGCTCAACGCTCGAATATAGGGGAATAG
- the recN gene encoding DNA repair protein RecN: MLAEISIENLGIIPAATAELSPGLTVLTGETGAGKTMVVTGLRLLTGGRADASRIRRGASKAVVEGRFLTTGMNAEIAAAAQEIVENAGGHADENGEFIATRTISASGGRSRAHLGGRSVPAATLEEFSRELLTIHGQNDQLRLLGSAEQLAALDRYDAATKPLLDKYRQAYHSFKSLDKDLKQRIESRRELAQEIDRLEFAIGEISDVNPIPGEDVELVQLIRRLQDVDILREESASAITFIDGLSALGDYSEVDDNSASSLLGQAQAVLANSEDQELQEAAKRLAVLTGELTDISAQLGSFLSALPTDSQALEESLQRQQQLKTLTRKYAPDINGVLEWKKKAETRLRSIDISSEALEALQRDVEKARQKMKSAGMKLSALRRTAARKLSQEATAELRGLAMPKSRLVVEITETEFGAEGCDTVTLKLAPNETSEALPLATAASGGELSRVMLALEVILSGGNSGVTLVFDEVDAGVGGRAAVEIGRRLSKLATSNQVIAVTHLPQVAAYADTHLHVAKDVTDDSVTSGVLSLSKEERVEELARMLAGLDDTDTGRAHAAELLSRAQQEVAEYKRQ; encoded by the coding sequence ATGCTCGCAGAGATAAGCATTGAAAACTTAGGGATTATTCCCGCTGCTACCGCTGAACTCAGCCCAGGACTAACTGTGCTAACTGGTGAGACCGGCGCTGGTAAAACGATGGTAGTTACCGGATTACGTTTGCTCACTGGAGGGCGGGCAGATGCTTCGCGAATTAGAAGAGGCGCATCTAAAGCCGTTGTAGAGGGCCGCTTTCTAACTACTGGGATGAATGCTGAAATCGCCGCAGCTGCCCAAGAAATTGTTGAAAACGCTGGTGGTCATGCTGATGAAAATGGGGAGTTTATCGCTACCCGGACTATCTCAGCTTCAGGGGGAAGATCACGGGCTCATTTAGGGGGAAGGTCGGTTCCCGCAGCAACCTTGGAAGAGTTTTCAAGAGAGCTTTTGACCATACACGGACAAAATGACCAACTAAGGCTGTTGGGATCTGCGGAACAATTAGCGGCCTTAGATAGATATGACGCTGCTACTAAACCATTACTGGATAAATATCGACAGGCGTACCACAGCTTTAAATCTTTGGATAAAGATTTAAAGCAGCGAATTGAGTCACGACGTGAACTGGCCCAAGAAATAGACCGCTTGGAATTCGCTATTGGAGAAATATCTGATGTTAATCCCATTCCTGGAGAAGATGTTGAGCTAGTACAGTTAATTCGCCGCCTCCAAGACGTTGATATACTTCGCGAGGAATCTGCAAGTGCTATCACCTTTATTGATGGACTAAGTGCTTTAGGTGATTACAGCGAAGTAGATGATAATTCTGCCTCCAGTTTATTGGGGCAAGCACAAGCTGTACTGGCTAATTCTGAAGACCAAGAACTTCAAGAAGCCGCGAAGCGACTTGCCGTGTTAACAGGTGAGTTAACTGATATTTCTGCCCAATTGGGTTCTTTTCTTTCAGCGCTACCTACTGATTCTCAGGCTTTGGAAGAAAGCTTGCAAAGACAGCAACAGCTAAAAACTTTAACTCGGAAATACGCACCAGATATTAATGGAGTATTGGAGTGGAAGAAGAAAGCTGAGACAAGGCTTCGTTCAATAGATATATCTTCTGAAGCTTTAGAGGCATTGCAGCGCGATGTGGAAAAAGCACGGCAGAAAATGAAATCAGCGGGTATGAAGCTATCAGCTTTACGGCGTACTGCCGCACGTAAACTATCACAGGAAGCTACTGCGGAACTTCGTGGTTTGGCTATGCCGAAATCACGTTTAGTTGTTGAAATAACAGAAACTGAATTCGGTGCTGAAGGTTGCGATACAGTTACCCTCAAACTCGCACCGAATGAAACTTCTGAAGCATTGCCTTTAGCTACTGCAGCCTCAGGAGGTGAGTTATCTCGGGTAATGCTTGCGCTTGAGGTTATTCTTTCCGGCGGAAATTCTGGAGTTACTTTAGTATTTGATGAAGTCGATGCAGGTGTAGGCGGGCGAGCAGCTGTAGAAATCGGCAGACGTTTATCAAAATTAGCAACCTCTAACCAGGTCATCGCGGTGACGCACTTACCGCAGGTCGCTGCTTATGCAGATACTCACTTGCACGTAGCTAAAGACGTAACTGATGATTCTGTCACTTCTGGGGTGTTGAGCTTGAGTAAAGAAGAGCGAGTAGAAGAGCTGGCCCGCATGCTGGCCGGCTTAGATGATACTGATACAGGGCGAGCCCATGCTGCAGAGCTCTTATCTAGAGCTCAGCAAGAGGTTGCAGAATATAAACGGCAATAG
- a CDS encoding NUDIX domain-containing protein, with protein sequence MVPKAAVNPENSDSAHIFQVTESELLVESPILALRRDYIRMPEGKIVPREIVEHFGSVAILAWDKTTDKVALLRHYRSPVAARLWEIPAGLLDISDEDPLLAAKRELYEETKLTAHSWGIIADIITSPGFSDEACRIYLATDIEEKTVEIPGKIAMDKNSLPTDEEADMQLFWVDFNSACDLVLGGEILNSIAVSALLGLSRMRTQQQPPRETISEFKFRPQALAQRRKSRGIQSGMDMKYF encoded by the coding sequence ATGGTGCCTAAAGCCGCCGTAAACCCTGAAAATTCTGATTCAGCCCATATATTTCAAGTCACTGAATCAGAACTTCTGGTTGAATCTCCGATATTGGCGTTACGGCGTGACTATATCCGCATGCCAGAAGGAAAAATTGTGCCCCGAGAGATCGTGGAGCACTTTGGATCTGTAGCCATACTAGCTTGGGATAAAACCACGGATAAGGTGGCTTTACTTCGACATTATAGAAGTCCAGTGGCGGCGCGGTTATGGGAAATCCCAGCAGGGTTACTAGATATTTCAGACGAAGACCCACTGCTTGCAGCAAAACGGGAATTATATGAAGAAACTAAACTAACCGCGCACAGTTGGGGAATAATCGCCGATATTATTACTTCTCCGGGCTTTAGCGATGAAGCTTGCCGGATTTATCTAGCTACTGATATTGAAGAAAAAACAGTAGAAATCCCCGGAAAAATTGCCATGGACAAAAATTCCTTGCCCACAGATGAAGAAGCAGATATGCAATTATTTTGGGTAGATTTCAACAGCGCGTGTGATCTGGTACTGGGTGGGGAAATATTGAATTCGATAGCAGTATCCGCCCTGCTTGGATTAAGTAGGATGCGCACCCAACAGCAACCACCACGAGAAACAATAAGCGAATTTAAATTCCGTCCACAGGCACTGGCACAGCGTCGTAAATCACGTGGAATTCAATCCGGCATGGATATGAAATATTTTTAA
- the steA gene encoding putative cytokinetic ring protein SteA — protein MAPMALFSRKDDLPGIHGTLRDLTTPYSKGFRRFDANDIAVIDASDISRSFAQQLIDMHPAVVINIAHFSTGTVPNFGPQMLLDAGIVLVDAVGAAILGEFKDGKKARVEDSGSIYIGQNLIGSGSILERTEVISSFVESQQSLVDHMEAYFGNTIEFVRSEAPLLIDGLGIPDTGVDLFGRKALVVSPGPEHKEQLTELRGFIREFNPVIIGVNEAADTILNMGYKLDLVIGDPVQIAAETLRSGARVILPADPDGHAVGLERIQDLGVGAMTFPTAISSATDLALLLADYHGAEIIVNVGAPVDLDAIFHHGTEATPSALLSRLKAGATIIDAATLAALYRPTRSVSTGWLWAILGILVAAAAIVVVVGLSGDLSFAENLIQTWNNFVLAVQGLFR, from the coding sequence ATGGCTCCCATGGCTCTGTTTTCCCGAAAAGACGATCTTCCCGGTATTCATGGGACGCTACGTGATCTGACCACCCCATATTCCAAAGGGTTTCGGCGATTTGATGCCAATGATATCGCTGTAATAGATGCTTCCGATATTTCTCGGTCATTTGCACAGCAACTCATTGACATGCATCCCGCGGTGGTAATTAATATTGCTCACTTCAGTACTGGAACCGTCCCAAATTTCGGTCCCCAAATGCTGCTCGATGCAGGAATTGTCCTCGTTGATGCAGTGGGAGCCGCTATTCTCGGCGAATTCAAAGATGGAAAGAAAGCTCGGGTGGAAGATTCTGGATCGATTTATATCGGCCAAAATCTCATTGGTAGCGGCAGTATCCTAGAACGCACTGAGGTTATAAGCTCTTTTGTGGAATCTCAGCAGTCTCTGGTTGACCATATGGAAGCATATTTTGGTAATACCATAGAATTCGTACGTTCTGAGGCGCCGCTGCTTATTGACGGTTTGGGGATTCCAGATACTGGCGTCGATTTATTTGGACGCAAAGCTTTAGTGGTATCTCCAGGTCCAGAACATAAAGAGCAGCTGACAGAGCTACGTGGGTTTATTCGGGAATTCAACCCCGTTATTATCGGAGTAAACGAAGCCGCCGATACTATTTTGAATATGGGCTATAAGCTGGACCTAGTTATTGGGGACCCAGTACAGATTGCAGCGGAAACCTTAAGAAGCGGAGCACGGGTAATTCTTCCCGCTGATCCAGATGGTCATGCAGTAGGTCTAGAGCGCATTCAAGACTTAGGGGTAGGGGCTATGACTTTCCCTACCGCCATTAGTTCGGCAACTGATTTAGCTTTATTATTGGCCGACTATCACGGAGCCGAGATAATTGTAAATGTCGGGGCTCCTGTAGATCTTGATGCTATTTTCCATCACGGAACTGAGGCCACCCCTTCAGCACTACTATCACGGCTAAAGGCTGGTGCCACTATTATTGACGCCGCTACTTTAGCCGCGCTATATCGGCCAACTCGTTCAGTATCCACTGGATGGTTGTGGGCCATACTTGGAATCTTGGTAGCCGCAGCTGCCATTGTCGTGGTTGTAGGTCTAAGCGGTGATCTAAGTTTTGCAGAAAACTTAATTCAGACTTGGAATAATTTCGTGCTTGCGGTTCAAGGACTATTTCGCTAA
- a CDS encoding NAD kinase, giving the protein MSGRSILLVPHAGRESNLQAASCAAEVLTASGISVRMMAPQDSSILSNHPVLENISLETCLDKATAGVELVLVLGGDGTFLRAAHLAHSADLPVLGINLGHVGFLAQWEIESLDEALSRVIERDYGIEERLTIDVTVYGQNSEVLGRSWALNEVSVENLNRGGVLDAILEVDGRPVSSFGGDGVIISTPTGSTAYAFSAGGPVLWPELDAILVVLNNAHALFTKPLVVSPHSTVAVESNPDSFPAQATMDGFRSIDMPAGSRVEVVRGARPVRWVRLDDKPFTDRLVTKFRLPVKGWRGPHLEE; this is encoded by the coding sequence ATGAGTGGCCGGAGCATACTTTTAGTACCGCACGCAGGGCGAGAATCTAATCTGCAGGCTGCATCTTGCGCAGCTGAGGTGCTAACGGCTAGCGGTATTAGTGTCCGAATGATGGCACCACAGGATTCTTCCATATTATCGAATCACCCTGTACTTGAAAATATCAGTCTCGAAACCTGTTTGGATAAAGCCACTGCCGGAGTCGAATTAGTCCTGGTACTTGGTGGTGACGGTACCTTTTTACGCGCAGCACATTTAGCTCATAGCGCCGATCTCCCAGTGCTAGGTATCAATTTGGGGCATGTCGGATTTTTAGCACAATGGGAAATCGAGTCTTTAGACGAAGCGCTTAGCCGTGTGATTGAAAGAGACTATGGCATCGAAGAACGCTTAACTATAGACGTCACCGTTTATGGTCAAAATTCGGAAGTTCTTGGGCGCAGTTGGGCACTAAATGAAGTAAGTGTTGAAAATCTAAATCGTGGCGGCGTCCTGGATGCAATACTTGAAGTAGACGGGCGTCCGGTGAGCTCTTTTGGGGGAGATGGAGTAATAATTTCTACCCCTACTGGCTCAACTGCCTATGCTTTCTCCGCTGGTGGGCCGGTATTATGGCCAGAATTAGACGCTATTTTGGTAGTTCTTAATAATGCCCACGCTCTATTCACCAAGCCTTTAGTGGTTTCCCCGCACTCAACAGTAGCTGTGGAGTCAAATCCGGATTCTTTTCCAGCACAAGCAACTATGGATGGTTTTAGATCTATAGATATGCCTGCGGGATCACGAGTTGAGGTAGTTCGCGGTGCCCGACCGGTCAGGTGGGTCCGTCTTGACGATAAACCGTTTACTGATCGATTAGTAACTAAATTTAGGCTGCCAGTTAAAGGGTGGCGAGGCCCGCATCTCGAAGAATAG
- a CDS encoding segregation and condensation protein A, with protein sequence MDSTAIRQAIQPEIPGFQVALKNFTGPFDLLLQLIGNKKLEITEIALAEVTDEFIAYTRALGEAAQLEEVTEFLVVAATLLDLKTARLVPRGEIAEEYDLDLLSTRDLLFARLLQYRAYSQVAQLFSEWQSKSQRAYPRTAGVDEEFVDLLPPVVIAQGATGFAELAASVFRPKPPPQVATEHLHQVAVSVPQQAHKLLSLLQAAGPQSWISFAQLTSDCEISMEIVGRFLALLELYKAQAVQTQQPEPLGELAVQWTGIDIDPAVVAAGTWD encoded by the coding sequence ATTGATTCCACCGCGATTAGGCAGGCCATACAGCCTGAAATCCCCGGATTTCAAGTAGCTTTAAAGAATTTTACCGGTCCTTTTGATTTGTTACTGCAGCTCATCGGCAATAAAAAACTTGAAATCACAGAGATTGCCTTAGCTGAAGTAACCGATGAATTCATAGCCTATACCCGCGCTTTAGGTGAAGCTGCCCAATTAGAAGAGGTGACAGAATTCTTAGTCGTGGCAGCGACATTATTAGATTTAAAAACTGCCCGTCTGGTACCCCGGGGAGAAATAGCTGAAGAATATGATCTAGACCTGCTCTCTACTCGAGATCTGCTATTTGCTCGGCTATTGCAATACCGTGCTTATAGCCAGGTAGCACAACTTTTTTCTGAATGGCAAAGCAAATCTCAACGTGCGTATCCGCGGACAGCCGGAGTAGATGAGGAATTTGTTGATTTACTGCCTCCAGTGGTTATCGCTCAAGGCGCTACCGGATTTGCAGAACTAGCAGCTAGCGTCTTTCGGCCTAAGCCACCACCACAAGTTGCGACCGAGCATTTGCATCAAGTAGCAGTTTCTGTACCACAACAAGCTCATAAGCTCTTATCATTGCTCCAAGCTGCAGGTCCTCAGAGCTGGATTAGTTTTGCCCAACTTACCAGCGACTGTGAAATATCAATGGAAATAGTCGGCCGCTTTTTAGCTCTTTTAGAGTTATATAAAGCCCAGGCCGTACAAACCCAACAACCAGAGCCACTGGGAGAATTAGCTGTGCAGTGGACGGGAATCGATATCGATCCTGCTGTGGTCGCAGCTGGTACTTGGGATTAA
- a CDS encoding ParA family protein yields the protein MTDGALFTPASQGPDLGLTGRPVRKLPEPAPLAKHGPATILAMCNQKGGVGKTTSTINLGAALAEFGRKVLLVDLDPQGALSAGLGIPHDELDITVYNLLVDNQSSIHSAIHHTSVPGLDLVPANIDLSAAEIQLVNEVGREQTLARALRPVIREYDFVILDCQPSLGLLTVNALSCAHGVVIPMECEYFSLRGLALLTDTVEKVRDRLNFNLEVLGILVTMFDRRTSHAREVMSRVVEVFGDQVFDSVITRTVRFPETSVAGEPITTWAPSSPGAEQYRNLAREVIERTLEIGR from the coding sequence GTGACTGATGGGGCACTATTTACCCCTGCTAGCCAGGGCCCTGACTTAGGCTTGACTGGCCGTCCTGTACGCAAGCTCCCCGAGCCAGCACCATTAGCTAAACATGGGCCTGCCACCATTTTGGCCATGTGCAACCAAAAAGGTGGAGTAGGTAAAACTACTTCTACCATAAATTTAGGCGCTGCTTTAGCTGAATTTGGGCGTAAAGTCCTGCTAGTTGATTTAGATCCGCAGGGTGCGCTATCTGCTGGATTAGGAATTCCCCATGATGAGCTGGATATAACGGTTTATAACTTATTGGTGGATAACCAATCCAGCATCCATTCAGCCATCCACCACACTTCGGTACCTGGGCTGGATTTAGTGCCGGCAAATATTGATCTTTCTGCCGCTGAGATTCAATTAGTAAACGAAGTTGGGCGCGAACAGACCCTCGCACGCGCACTACGTCCAGTAATACGTGAATATGATTTCGTGATTCTAGACTGTCAGCCATCTTTGGGATTACTCACAGTAAATGCGCTTTCCTGTGCGCATGGCGTGGTAATCCCCATGGAGTGCGAATACTTTTCTTTGCGAGGGCTCGCTTTGCTAACTGATACTGTAGAAAAAGTTCGCGATCGCCTCAATTTCAATCTTGAAGTTCTGGGAATTTTGGTCACTATGTTTGACCGACGTACTAGTCATGCTCGTGAAGTAATGTCTCGGGTGGTAGAAGTATTTGGGGACCAAGTATTTGATTCAGTGATTACCCGCACTGTACGTTTTCCAGAAACCTCCGTAGCTGGAGAACCTATTACTACCTGGGCGCCAAGTTCCCCAGGTGCAGAGCAGTATCGGAATTTAGCTCGCGAAGTAATCGAACGTACTTTGGAAATTGGCCGGTAA
- a CDS encoding TlyA family RNA methyltransferase has translation MNFSTTLYKKESEHLAVTSARRRLDAELVRRKIARSRDHAVEMIKAGRVEVGGFVALKPATVVDNAVSIKISGSEEPAWASRGAKKLLGALEAFEPQGLDLQGKRVLDAGASTGGFTDVALSRKAREVVAVDVGYGQLIWRLQNDPRVTVLDRTNIRYLTPEMMNGPCDAMVGDLSFISLKLTLPAIVGALSDGADLLPMVKPQFEVGKDKLGNGGVVRSTTQRTEVTVEIAKFAQSLGLSMKGVVASPLPGPSGNVEYFLWLVKDGGHAALNEAEILEYVQKAVAEGPQ, from the coding sequence ATGAACTTCTCTACGACGCTTTACAAGAAAGAAAGTGAGCATCTAGCTGTGACTTCTGCCCGACGCCGACTCGATGCAGAGCTAGTGCGTCGCAAGATCGCCCGGTCTCGAGATCATGCTGTTGAGATGATCAAAGCTGGAAGGGTAGAGGTCGGCGGATTTGTAGCTTTGAAACCTGCGACTGTTGTCGATAATGCAGTTTCTATTAAAATTTCAGGTTCAGAAGAACCTGCATGGGCTTCCCGTGGCGCAAAAAAACTATTGGGGGCTCTGGAGGCATTCGAGCCACAAGGTTTGGATTTGCAAGGTAAACGAGTGCTTGATGCGGGAGCTTCGACCGGGGGGTTTACTGATGTAGCTTTGTCTCGAAAAGCTCGTGAAGTGGTTGCTGTTGATGTTGGCTATGGGCAGCTAATATGGCGTTTACAAAACGATCCGCGCGTAACGGTTTTAGATAGAACTAATATTCGTTATTTGACTCCTGAGATGATGAACGGCCCCTGTGATGCAATGGTTGGGGATTTATCCTTCATCTCTTTAAAGCTCACTTTACCGGCCATAGTCGGGGCGCTATCTGATGGGGCGGATCTGTTACCTATGGTTAAACCGCAGTTTGAGGTCGGTAAGGATAAACTTGGTAACGGAGGCGTGGTTCGATCCACCACTCAAAGAACCGAGGTGACAGTAGAAATTGCTAAGTTTGCGCAATCCTTAGGTTTAAGCATGAAAGGCGTGGTGGCCTCACCTCTACCTGGGCCGAGTGGAAATGTAGAATATTTTCTTTGGCTAGTAAAAGATGGTGGCCATGCTGCTTTAAATGAAGCAGAAATACTGGAATACGTGCAAAAAGCTGTTGCGGAAGGACCCCAATGA
- a CDS encoding copper transporter, with protein MSKTTQGRSGVVIAGLGFGVAAGVALGVFAIAPNIPGGNGAEAEKAKRDFAAVSQDVEIYKAQAASADSVLSELAFSSVTGVLQDRSILVFKTADANNEDVNAVERLLKAAGATNSGEILLKEKFLDQAGADALKTIIVNTLPAGAQLSVDNLAPGNHSGEALGSALFLNPENGEPQAGEEERGLLLRALRDSGYINYEDGTILPAQGIVIITGSSDGAGEKDFSAAQLANFANALKTRGQGVVLSGRVHSAADTGTIGLIRSAKQERKPSTVDSVDRQWAQIATVIAMREQLDGGSGAYGAAASAEAAVPALPQPKEDKPEVENPAEIPAPPVSEEINGA; from the coding sequence ATGTCTAAGACAACTCAAGGACGTAGCGGCGTAGTTATTGCTGGACTTGGATTCGGAGTCGCCGCTGGAGTGGCTTTAGGAGTTTTCGCAATCGCTCCAAATATTCCAGGGGGCAACGGAGCTGAAGCAGAAAAAGCAAAACGCGATTTTGCAGCAGTTTCCCAAGATGTTGAGATTTATAAAGCTCAAGCAGCATCGGCTGATTCTGTTCTTAGTGAACTCGCTTTTTCCAGTGTGACCGGGGTTCTCCAAGATCGGTCGATACTAGTATTCAAAACTGCAGATGCTAATAACGAAGACGTAAATGCGGTAGAGCGTTTACTCAAAGCCGCAGGAGCGACAAACAGTGGGGAAATCCTCCTTAAAGAAAAATTCTTAGACCAAGCTGGGGCTGACGCTCTAAAAACAATAATCGTTAATACTTTGCCAGCAGGTGCACAGCTATCAGTTGATAATCTTGCACCAGGTAACCACTCCGGAGAAGCTTTAGGATCAGCCTTATTCCTAAACCCTGAAAATGGCGAACCACAAGCAGGCGAAGAGGAACGTGGCCTTTTATTAAGAGCATTACGTGACTCTGGGTATATCAACTACGAAGATGGCACGATTTTACCAGCACAGGGCATAGTCATCATTACTGGAAGCTCCGATGGCGCAGGTGAAAAAGACTTCTCCGCAGCACAACTGGCAAATTTTGCAAATGCTTTAAAAACCCGTGGTCAAGGTGTGGTTCTAAGTGGTCGTGTTCATAGCGCTGCCGATACTGGAACCATTGGATTAATTCGCAGTGCTAAACAAGAGCGTAAACCCTCTACCGTTGATTCTGTAGATAGACAGTGGGCTCAAATAGCCACCGTCATTGCGATGCGAGAACAACTAGATGGTGGTTCTGGTGCATATGGAGCAGCTGCTTCTGCTGAAGCAGCCGTACCAGCTCTCCCGCAGCCGAAGGAGGACAAGCCTGAGGTTGAAAACCCAGCAGAAATTCCGGCGCCTCCAGTATCAGAAGAAATAAATGGTGCCTAA
- a CDS encoding sulfurtransferase, translated as MATLVNIEQLTPLRAKAVVLHAIAGGQRPKEGIPGAYIADLGADFSDLSAPLPLTVPANIQEIFQNYGISTDTPVVVYDDLGGGPAARIWWLGMVAGLTNIAILNGGLGAWVDSGRNLGELKTLETAMPRTGKIKAAAQWERLCDADGVREALQEHNSFVIDVRPEALYTGAVTAAPHLHAGHIPGSYNLPTAAFINNGYFRDSDEIRDILEEIVGPAGAITFTCGVAMMACVGAAAAHLAGYGNVQVYEGSWAEWGHIAQDPTDFPIATGIEEGSLEDNI; from the coding sequence ATGGCTACCCTCGTAAATATTGAACAATTAACTCCACTGCGCGCCAAGGCTGTGGTCTTGCATGCTATTGCTGGTGGCCAACGTCCGAAGGAGGGGATTCCGGGGGCGTATATTGCAGATTTGGGGGCTGATTTTTCAGATCTTTCCGCACCTTTGCCCCTTACCGTACCTGCTAATATTCAAGAAATTTTTCAAAATTATGGTATTTCAACTGATACCCCAGTCGTGGTTTACGACGATCTAGGTGGCGGTCCAGCTGCCCGGATCTGGTGGTTAGGCATGGTTGCAGGCTTGACTAATATAGCCATCCTAAATGGTGGCCTGGGTGCTTGGGTTGACTCTGGTCGTAATTTGGGTGAATTAAAAACCTTAGAGACAGCGATGCCGCGGACCGGAAAAATCAAAGCCGCCGCCCAATGGGAACGTTTATGCGATGCTGATGGCGTGCGTGAGGCTTTACAAGAACATAATTCCTTTGTTATTGATGTTCGTCCAGAGGCGCTGTACACCGGAGCCGTAACTGCAGCACCGCATCTGCATGCCGGACATATACCGGGATCATATAATCTGCCCACTGCCGCTTTTATAAATAATGGGTATTTCAGAGATTCCGATGAGATCCGCGATATTTTAGAAGAAATTGTGGGACCAGCAGGTGCTATTACCTTTACTTGCGGGGTCGCAATGATGGCTTGCGTAGGTGCTGCAGCTGCCCACTTAGCAGGCTATGGGAATGTGCAAGTTTATGAAGGATCTTGGGCAGAGTGGGGGCATATCGCCCAAGATC